The following are encoded together in the Anaerolineae bacterium genome:
- a CDS encoding aldolase, which produces MKGLKTHRWKRIFRPDGKTVIFAMDHAAAFGMMEGLEKPGEVIRKVREGGADAILTTYGICQRFPEEIGDMGIILRCDGGSSGLAKTRGPMKLVYDVYDALRIGAEAVGVMGMPGSQFEGETLPYLSQIISQAAEWHMPVMAEMLPAGFENPREWWTPENIGHACRIGAELGVDFIKTEYTGDVESFRRIVEQVYVPLVVLGGGKANDPRSLLEKIHGAMQAGAAGVAVGRNIAQFPHPDRITAAIVAIVHQGSSVDDAMKFLT; this is translated from the coding sequence ATGAAGGGATTGAAAACACACCGTTGGAAGCGTATCTTCCGGCCCGATGGCAAGACTGTTATCTTTGCCATGGACCACGCCGCCGCCTTCGGCATGATGGAAGGGCTGGAAAAACCAGGAGAGGTCATCCGCAAGGTGCGGGAAGGCGGTGCGGATGCCATCCTGACCACCTACGGCATCTGCCAGCGCTTCCCCGAGGAAATCGGGGATATGGGCATCATCCTGCGCTGTGATGGCGGCTCCTCCGGCCTCGCCAAGACGCGCGGCCCCATGAAGCTGGTCTATGATGTCTATGATGCCCTGCGCATCGGGGCCGAGGCGGTGGGCGTGATGGGCATGCCCGGCTCGCAGTTCGAGGGGGAGACCCTGCCGTACCTTTCCCAGATCATCTCCCAGGCGGCAGAGTGGCACATGCCGGTGATGGCAGAGATGCTGCCGGCCGGCTTCGAGAACCCGCGCGAATGGTGGACCCCCGAGAATATCGGCCATGCCTGCCGCATCGGCGCGGAGCTGGGGGTGGACTTTATTAAGACCGAATACACCGGCGACGTCGAGAGCTTCCGCCGCATTGTGGAACAAGTCTATGTCCCGCTGGTGGTACTGGGTGGGGGCAAGGCCAACGACCCGCGCAGTCTGCTGGAGAAGATTCACGGCGCCATGCAGGCCGGCGCCGCCGGCGTCGCCGTCGGCCGCAACATCGCTCAGTTCCCGCATCCCGACCGCATCACCGCGGCCATTGTCGCCATCGTCCACCAGGGAAGCTCTGTGGACGACGCCATGAAATTCCTGACATGA